A stretch of the Cyprinus carpio isolate SPL01 chromosome B4, ASM1834038v1, whole genome shotgun sequence genome encodes the following:
- the LOC122137158 gene encoding uncharacterized protein LOC122137158, which translates to MASKTASAGSKRPRDPSTQGLKVKFLINIPLKVDSEDEAQKTCGYLLNALIAGFREEDTKGKEGLEDIAVIFGMNGKHTPELVLVLKKLEILKYKCKVKHLIITYTWGSGGTIAQHATEPPYQDIREHLKNNPATTKLVEELRGNDQSCLVYFSFVDSDTLNFNFIYSEYLQIVREECKKDKIPPTVMSTGYEFHRGSDLHIASWLDRMVRIAVAEVDPLFVYYPEPNFCVLVRDNLNAIEESFIDRRRKKMESAVLMSRVKKRDHFKAVFSDRNPIIIIAPDRFNLSGNGLITGQSTLIGRNLAIGANCNKVLTHESTMKGIAGKNRGFIIRLFNCKSDKEFEEMSKENPFNKDGKDATILINAIREAREYKNFVYDFDKKLPEDN; encoded by the exons ATGGCAAGCAAAACTGCAAGCGCAGGCAGCAAAAGGCCCAGAGATCCCTCTACTCAG GGTTTAAAAGTCAAGTTTTTGATCAATATACCTCTGAAGGTGGATTCAGAGGATGAGGCACAGAAGACGTGTGGTTATCTACTCAACGCTCTAATTGCAGGCTTTAGGGAAGAGGATACGAAAGGCAAAGAGGGGCTTGAAGACATAGCTGTGATTTTTGGCATGAATGGAAAACACACCCCAGAGCTAGTTCTTGTCCTGAAGAAGCTCGAGATCTTGAAGTACAAATGTAAAGTCAAGCATCTTATAATCACGTACACCTGGGGAAGCGGTGGAACGATAGCACAACATGCGACTGAGCCACCGTACCAGGATATTCGAGAGCATCTGAAAAACAATCCTGCTACAACAAAACTTGTGGAGGAGTTGAGGGGGAACGATCAAAGTTGTCTGGTTTACTTCAGTTTCGTTGATAGTGACACTTTAAACTTCAACTTCATCTACAGTGAATACTTGCAAATTGTGAGAGAGGAGtgtaaaaaagacaaaatccCACCGACCGTGATGTCGACTGGTTACGAGTTCCACAGAGGCAGTGATCTTCACATTGCGAGTTGGCTGGACCGCATGGTTCGTATAGCCGTGGCAGAGGTGGATCCCCTCTTTGTGTACTACCCAGAACCTAACTTCTGCGTTCTAGTGCGTGACAATCTCAACGCCATAGAGGAGAGTTTCAttgacagaagaagaaagaaaatggagTCAGCCGTTCTGATGAGCCGGGTCAAGAAACGTGACCATTTCAAAGCGGTGTTTTCTGACAGAAACCCCATCATCATCATTGCTCCGGACAGATTTAATCTAAGTGGTAACGGCCTGATAACCGGACAGTCAACTCTGATTGGGAGGAATTTGGCAATAGGTGCGAACTGTAATAAGGTGCTCACACATGAAAGCACAATGAAAGGGATTGCTGGAAAAAACAGAGGGTTCATCATTCGGTTATTTAACTGTAAAAGCGATAAGGAATTCGAAGAGATGAGTAAGGAAAATCCATTCAACAAAGACGGAAAAGACGCCACAATACTAATCAATGCTATTAGAGAAGCAAGAGAATACAAAAACTTTGTTTATGACTTTGACAAGAAACTCCCTGAAGATAATTAA